TTGCCATTATCGCGTTAATTGTTCTGTTTATTCTAGGCATCTTTTACAGAAGAAGCAAAAGCACACAAATAATTTTTGTGGCTGCAACCTTATTTTTGGGTTTAGCGCTAACATTCATTTTAAACAACGATTTTAGAAAGAAGATACTATACACTCCTGCCGATACAGAAAGCCAGGGGCTGGTTGCTAACACCCTTGAAATGGAGCCAAGGACCATAATATGGAATTGTGCCCTTAAGATTTCAGAAACAAACAATTTTCTATGGCAAGGTATGGGCTTCACCAAAACCAACAAAGAATTACTAAGTTGTTATCAAGATACCGTAGATGATAAAGAAAAACGGGCATGGTTAATGGCCACAAAGTACAATACGCATAATCAGTTTTTAGATATTTACTTAGCTTCGGGCGCTATAGGTATCCTTTTGTTTGTTGGATTTATACTCTTTGTTTTTCTTAGAAATAAGCGACAGTTTTTTCCAACAGCTCTGTTGTGCTCTTTAGTGCTTTTCCTTTTAGTCGAAAATTTATTTCATAGGCAAATTGGGGCGTACTATGTAGGCTTTGTCTTAATCATGCTTTTAATAAAGCCAATAACCCCGCAAAAGGAAGAAAGATTAATTACGTAAAAGCATAACAAATTGTACTTTTGCCGCTCAGAACGCAATTGATAGTGCTGAAAGAATAAAACAATGAAATGCCCATAACCAATGTGCAAATAGAAGGGAGATGATTGAAAGGGGCATTCCATCTTCATAGTTAAAAATATTGTATACAGATGAAAATCACCGTAATAGGAACAGGGTATGTAGGCCTAGTAACTGGTACCTGCCTAGCAGAAACAGGAAACGAAGTAGTTTGCGTAGATATTGATGCCGATAAAGTGGCAAAGATGAAAAACAAAATTGTACCCATCTATGAACCTCATTTAGATGTACTTTTTGAGCGCAATATTAATGCAAACAGGCTTTCTTTTACCACCTCACTAGACGAAGGTTTAGCTCATGGTGAGATAGTATTCTTAGCACTACCCACTCCAGAAGATGAAGATGGTTCTGCAGATTTAAGTTATGTACTTAACGTTTCCGAAGAAATAGGGAAGAAAATTCAAGAATACAAAGTTATTGTAGATAAAAGCACCGTACCAGTAGGTACAGCAGAGAAGGTTCAAGCGGTTATCGCGAAAAACGCACAATGTGATTTTGATGTGGTCTCTAATCCAGAATTTTTACGTGAAGGTTTTGCGGTAGACGATTTCTTAAAGCCAGAACGAATTGTAGTTGGGTCTAGTAGCGATCGCGCAACTGCGCTAATGCAAAAACTATACGCTCCATTTGTAAGATCGGGCAACCCCATAATTATTATGGACGAAAAATCTGCAGAGCTCACTAAATATGCCGCTAATTCATTCTTGGCAGCTAAGATTACCTTTATGAATGAAGTGGCTAACTACTGCGAAAAAGTTGGAGCCGATGTAGACAAAGTACGTGTTGGGATGGGTACCGATAGCCGAATTGGCAAACGTTTTTTGTTTCCGGGCATTGGGTACGGCGGGTCATGCTTTCCTAAAGATGTAAAAGCACTTCAAAAAGCGGGGAGAGATCAAGGTTTCGAGTTTCAGATTCTTGACGCAGTTATTTCAGTAAACAAAAGGCAAAAAACCATCTTATTACCTAAAATTGAAGACTATTTTGAGCATCAGCTTTCTGGGAAAAAGATTGCAATTTGGGGGCTAGCCTTTAAACCAGAAACAGACGATATTAGAGAGGCTCCGGCTATTGATGTAATGAATGCATTATTAGACAAAGGAGCGACACTTTCAGTATTTGATCCAGAAGCAATGCCCAATATTAAAAAACAATTTGGGGATAAATTACAGTATGCTTCTGGTATGTACGAAGCTCTTGAGGGAGCAGATGCATTAGTTATATGTACAGAATGGAGCATTTTTAGAACACCAAACTATCAAAAACTAAAGCAACTTTTAAGCAAGCCTGTCATCTTTGATGGTAGAAACTTATACAATGTTGAAGACATACATGCCGAAGGATTTACGTACTACTCAATTGGTAGAAAAACCGCACACTAAATGAAAAAAACTGTTCTCATAACTGGAGCCGCAGGCTTTTTAGGGTCTCACCTATGTGATAAATTTATGGCAGAAGGCTATCGTGTTGTGGGCATGGATAACTTAATCACCGGAGATCTTAAGAATATTGAGCATCTTTTTGAGAAAGAAGATTTCGAATTTTCACACCACGACGTTACTAAATTTGTACACGTGCCTGGACAGGTAGATTATATCCTTCATTTCGCTTCGCCTGCCAGTCCGATAGATTATCTTAAGATTCCTATACAGACGCTTAAAGTAGGCTCGTTAGGCACACATAATCTCTTAGGACTTGCAAAGGAAAAAAATGCTAGAATCTTAATTGCATCAACTTCGGAAGTATATGGCGATCCGCTGGTTCATCCACAAAGCGAAGAATACTACGGAAATGTAAATACCATAGGACCACGTGGCGTTTATGACGAAGCCAAACGCTTTCAAGAAAGTATCACCATGGCATACCATAGATTTCATGGTCTTGAAACTAGAATTGCCAGAATATTTAATACCTACGGCCCACGAATGAGACTGAATGATGGTAGGGTAATCCCAGCATTTATTGGTCAGGCATTAAGAGGCGAAGATTTAACCGTTTTTGGAGATGGCCAACAAACACGTTCTTTTTGCTATGTAGACGATCAGGTAGATGGCCTCTACAAGCTTTTGCTAAGTGATTATTCGCTACCAGTAAATATTGGCAATCCAGACGAGATTACCATTCTGGAGTTTGCAGAAGAAATTATTAAACTTACAGAGACTAATCAGAAAGTAATTTTTAAAGAGCTACCAAAAGACGATCCATTACAAAGACAACCAAACATAGAAAAGGCAAAAGAAATCCTTGGGTGGCAACCAAAAGTATCTCGAAGTGAAGGCATGAAAACAACCTTTCAATATTTTAAGAGCCTATCTAAAGAAGAGCTTTTTAAAAGCGAGCATAAAGATTTTTCTAAACACAACAGGTCTTAATGATATTTCAACGCGGAAGATACTCGGGGTTTTTACGACCTATTTCTTATATACTGGATCTTACCATTATTTTCCTGCTTGCCTATTACTTTTTTGAAGACAAACTACTCTATTTTCAGTTTGGTGTTTTTGTTTTAGTGGGGTGGATTATCCTTTCGCTTAAATCTAATTTTTACGATATCTATCGCTTTACCCATGTGTCTAAAATTATGTCACTTATTGGTAAACAAGGAATTGTTTTCTTTCTAATTGTATTTTCCTTTTTCGGTTTTTATAATGAACTTGATATCAACGCTTGGCAAATTGTACTCTATGTGCTTTGGGTTTTGTTGATTATTTCAGTTATAAAATTTACCATTTTCTTTATCCTAAAACGCTATCGGTCTCGCTTCGGCGGAAACTCTAGAAAGGTGGTTATTATTGGCCTTAATAAGAAAACCGACCAGTTGCGTAAATTCTTTGATAAGAATCCAGAATATGGTTACAGATTAAAAAACACCTTCGATATAAAAAATGGGGACGAAAATTTAGATGACTGCTTTAAGTACATTACAGAGAATGATGTAGACGAAATTTATAGCTCAATCGGGCAATTAAGTAATAAGCAACTTACCATGCTTATCGATTTTGCGGATAACAACCTAAAAGTGCTCAAATTTCTACCAGACAATAAAGAAATTTATAGTAAAAAGCTCGATTTCGATTATTATGGCGTGCTTCCAATACTTTCCATGAGAAAGATACCCATAGACGAGCCCTTTAACCAATTTATTAAAAGAAGCTTCGATATTGTATTATCTGTCCTTGTTATAGTAGGGGTACTTTCGTGGCTCACACCAATTCTTGCTTTGTTAATCACTTTAGAGTCTAAGGGCCCCGTATTTTTTAAGCAAAAGCGAAACGGTCTGGACTACAAAGAATTTAACTGCTACAAGTATCGCTCAATGCGACCTAACCCAATGGCAGATTTGCATCAGATTAGTAAGAATGATCCAAGGGTAACAAAGGTTGGAAGAATTATTAGAAAGACAAGTATAGATGAACTACCTCAGTTTATTAATGTTCTTAAAGGTGAAATGTCTGTTGTAGGACCAAGACCCCATATGGTAAGTCATACCCACATGTACGCAGAGCGAATCGATAAATTTATGGTGCGTCACTTTATTAAACCAGGTATCACGGGACTTGCTCAGGTTAGCGGCTACAGAGGTGAAGTAGAAGATGACAACCACATTATTAATCGTGTTAAATACGATATATTTTATCTAGAGAACTGGTCTCTTTTTTTAGACGTTAAGATTGTCTTTCAGACCGTATACAATGCACTTCGCGGTGAAGAAAAAGCGTATTAAATCGAGTCGATTGCTCTTAAAAAGGAATTAAACTGTGCTTCAAAATTGAAATTGGCTACTGCACGTTCTTGTACTAACTTCTTCGGAAATTTCTGAATTTCATCCTGCGTTATATCATCAATAAATTGTTGAAGTCCTAGATAGTCTTGAACTGGAAGAACCCAACCTAATCCAGTTTCCGAAACAATGGTTCCTCCTTCACCTCCTCCCATATAAAGCAATGGCAAACCTAAACGAGCGTATTCAAATATTTTTGAGGGTACAGAGCCATAAATACGTTTTGCTAACGGAATAAATGCTATGTCGTACGTCGCTAATTCTGCGTGTAAGATGTCTCTAGCTACAGTACCGTGATAGATTACTTGTAAATTCTTCGGGTGCGCAAGTAAATTGGCCTCAGGTCCATCGCCATAGATGTGAAACTCTACATGCGCTGGAAAGTTTATAGTGCTTACTATTTCTGAAATTCCCTGAGCAACACCCAATAGCCCAGCGTAGACTATTTTTATTGGTAATTTGGTTTGCTGCGCTGCCAATGTTGGAGGTGTAAACGCAGGAAAGTTTTGATACAATAATACTGGTGTTTTCAGTTTTTTTGACGCTATATGTGATAAAATTTCTTCAGATTGCCCCAAAATAAGCTGCGAACTACGGTAACAAAATCGCTCCATAGCCTCTAAAATAGAATAGTAGAAGCCCTTGCGTAACAAACCCATTTCTAGTCCGGCCAACGGCCATAAATCTGAAACATTCAGCACTGTCTTTTTTCGAAGTAATCTACTCCACAAAACGGCTGTAAATCCAACAAAAACAGGTGAATACTGAACAAAAACCAATTTTGGTATGCGCTTTAGAATAAAAAACCATTTCAAACTAAACGAAAAGGAAAGCATGCTGCAAAGGCGCAAAAATTTATTAGAAGATTTACTAGGCCACAACCATAATCGATGTATGGTAATACCATTTTCTATTGTTTTAGCATAGAGCTTTCCTTTAAACTCAGCAAAAACCTTTCCCGTAGGATAATTGGGCATTGGGCAAACTACTGCTACCTTATAGCCTTTGCGGTGCAGTGCATTTGCTAAAACTTGAATTCTATTGGGAGCCGCCCCGCGCTCTGGCGGATAATAATTGCTAACCAATAAAATGGGCGTAGGCTTCATTTATAGTTCAGAAATAAATTGTTTTAATTTTCCGCGATTGCTACGATCAAGGAGTTCTACGCGCTCACATTTCAGTATAACCTTAACTCCCAGATATGTTAGCAAGGCATCTTGTAATGCTTCTTCTTCGGTTTTATTTAAGTTACGTTCTGCAACATATTTTAACGTGAAGGTGTCTTTTGCATTTTGTATCATCACAAATTCATGTACGATGCTATCTTCTCCCATGGAACTTTTGGCAACATAATAAAATGTATGTCCAGGAACAGTCGTTCCGTTTACCAAAATAGCGTTGTCGTTAGCACGTCCTAGCAGTTCTTTTAAAATCGGTTTTTTAAGGGTTGAGGTTTCGTCTAGAACACCTAAATCTCCTACTTCATATCGAATAAAGGGATGGGCCTTATTATACAACATGGTTACTAAAATTCTCCCGGGCATTCCATAGGGTACAGGCTTGCCTGCATCATCTACAATTTCAAGATAGATATTTTCACTATTAACCTGAAATTCTCCGCTTGTGTTGGTGAATGCCAAAAGGTCGAGTTCGCTAGCGCCGTATTCGTTTATTACTGGAACGCCAAGTTGATCTTCTAGTAAAATTTTGTCGTCTGGAAACAGCATTTCACTTGTTACAATGCAATGCGTTAAGGTAGGACAGATAGTTATTAATTTTATATTCTTTCGTTTCAGAAATTTTGCAAAGAGTACGATAGAGCTCGTATGCCCGTTGATATAGTCAAACTTTTTTCTTCGGAAAACGCTTAGAAATTCTTCCATTTTTTCTTCAGAAAGATCGAATATTGGAAAGCGATACCTATTGCTTAAGCGATCTTTTACACGTTCTTTTTGATATGCAGTAAACTCTAACGGAATACCATAAAAACGCGCCTGATACGAAGTATTAAAATCAAGCCCATACCAACCAAAGCGGTCTATAATTCCTGCCCAAGTTAGTGCGTGACAAAAGTAATCTTTGGCGTAATGCAGGGGTGTACCACTGCTACCAGAGGTTTTGCCCGTATGTATTTTTTTTGCGTTGAAATTGTCACTTAATCGCTGTGGTAAAGAAATTTGTAAATCCTTTTTTTTAAGTATGGGAATATCTTCCCAAACAGCTGTTGCCGTGTCTGCAATAAAACGTCTGTAAAAGGGGGTGTGTTTTAAGTGATAAGAGAAAATAGTATTGCGAGAATCTTCAACGTACTGTGTGTAACTGCCCTCAGGAATCTGTTTAATTTCTTGCAACCGCGCCTGTGCTTCCTCTACTGGGAATCCTTTAATACGCATGGTGACATCGAATAAATTCAAAATAGAAAGTGTGGCTTTTGTCATACAAATGTAGCGAAACTGTATGTTGAAATCCTTATTTTTGCATCTTTATGTACGAGCTCGTTCGTTCTGTGACGTAGCAATAATTAAGAAGACATATACAATGAATATACTAATTTTAGGAGCTGGGGGTAGAGAGCACACGTTTGCACATCAGATAGTTAAAAGTAACCAATGTACCAAACTTTTCGTGGCGCCTGGTAATGCAGGAACGGCTAAAATAGCTACCAATATTACGCTAAGTGTTACAGATTTTCAGGCTATTAAACAATGTGTTATTTCTAATGAGATTACCATGGTGGTAGTAGGTCCTGAAGACCCGCTAGTGCAAGGGATAGCAAACTTTTTTTCCGAAGATGACGCACTAAAAGAGGTTATGCTTATTGGTCCTTCAAAAAGAGGTGCTTTGTTAGAAGGAAGTAAAGAACGAGCAAAAGAGTTTATGCTGCAGCATAATATACCCACTGCGGCTTATGCTAGCTTTACTGCCAAAAGTCTTGAAGCGGGCAAACAGTTTTTAGACACTCTAGAAGCGCCATATGTGCTTAAAGCAGATGGTCTTGCAGCAGGAAAAGGGGTGTTAATCTTACAAGATTTGAACGAAGCCAAAGCAGAATTAGAAGCCATGCTAAGCGGGAAGTTTGGTGATGCCAGCACTACTGTAGTGATTGAAGAGTTCTTAGACGGCATTGAGCTTAGTGTGTTTGTATTAACCGATGGTAAGAATTATAAAGTATTACCAACAGCAAAAGACTACAAGCGCATAGGAGAAGGTGATGTGGGCTTAAATACAGGGGGCATGGGCGCTATTTCTCCGGTTCCATTTGCAGATGAAACCCTAATGCAAAAAATTGAAGAGCGAATAGTAAAACCAACCGTTCAAGGGCTTCAAGAAGAAAACATAGATTATAAAGGATTTATATTCATCGGACTTATAAAGGTGAATGATGAGCCGTATGTTATAGAATACAATGTACGTATGGGAGATCCCGAGACAGAAGTTGTATTGCCTCGCATACAAACAGATTTAGTTTCGTTATTACAAGCCACCTACCAACAAAAGCTAGATGAGGTTGAACTGTCTATAGATGTTCGAGCAGCAACTACAGTGATGGTTGTCTCTGGGGGCTATCCTGAGGCTTACGAAAAAGGGAAACAAATACAGGGAGCAGATGCTATAGAAGATTCTCTTGTATTTCATGCAGGAACGGCAGAAAAAGAGGGTGCTTTGGTAACCAATGGAGGCCGTGTTATTGCAATTACGTCCTTAGATGACGATTTCAGAAAAGCGCTAAAAAAATCCTATCAAAACATAGAGAAACTACATTTCGATAGGATGTATTATAGAACCGACATCGGTTTTGATTTATAAGTAAAAACTAGTTTTCAGGGGCATCACCCAGATAACCGTGTGATGTCTGGCTGCGGTCTTCTTCGTTATTTTCGTTAAATTTCTTTAACTGGCCCATCCAGTATATAAAGGCAACAAAACCAACAATAGAAAGTAACCAATTTACCACATTGCTCATAGCCCAACTTTCTGTGCCCAATCGTAAGGCATCATAGGGAGCAAAAAGAACAGACTCTGTAAACGATTGTATTCCCTCAAAAACTTCTTTAAAAGTCATAATTGTATATTTATCTTGCAAAAGTAGAAAACAACGCCCATGCTCACAAATTTTTTTGGCAAATCTAAACCCATAAACTTTTTTTTGTGCGCATTTCTTTTACTTATTGCGCTACTAGGGGGTATATATGTTTCTAATTCTGGTGCTATCATAAGTAAGGAAGTACTTGTAAAAACCGGATTATTCCTTCTTCTCGTATTTTCCATGCTTCTTTTAGACTTTATTATTCGGAAAAATTCGTTAACACAGACCAATACATTTGCGGTGTTCTTATTTGTCTGTTTTATAGCCATGGTTCCCAATATCTTTTCTGAAGCTAATATTGTAATTTCATCTGTATTTGTTCTATTGGCTGTGCGGCGCATTGTGAGTTTAGGATCTGAACTGAACATAGAGAAAAAAATACTCGACGCTGCCTTTTATATTACCATTGCTTCTCTTTTTCACTTCTGGTGCATACTGTTTCTTTTGCCTCTGTACTGGGCAGTTATTAAAATTTCTACACAAAGCTTTAGACTATTTTTTATTCCTATTGTAGGTGTAGTTACTGTGCTTATTCTTGCATGTACCTATCATTTGGTGTATTCTGATACGATTGCTTGGTTTTACGATTGGATTTCATTTTCGTCTTTCAACTTTGCGGCTTATAATGAATTGGCGCTTCTTATACCTTCTGCCGTAATGGGCACCTTATTTCTTTGGGTATTTGTGGTAAGATTGCTCAAGGCATCATCTATGCCACGTAAATTGCAAACTAATTATAAGCTAATTACGGTAATATTGATGCTTTCGATTGTTGTGAGCGCTTTCAGCCCGGTAAAATCGGGTGCAGAATTGCTCTTTATAATGGCGCCTCTTGCTGTGGCTACAACAAATTACATGGAAAGAGTTAATGATTTTTGGTTTCAGGAAATGGTATTGTGGGTTGTAGCGTTACTTCCTTTTGGAATGTTTTTTTTATAGGAAATTTTAACTCGAACAGTTAAGTTTCAGTAATGAAGAAAAAACGATATACCATTCGATTCGCGCATTGAAGAGAAGTACTATCGCAAAATATGATACCTTTGCAACTTGATAAAGCGTACATATTGTATGTTGTTTTTTAGAGACTATAATTAAATAACCCTATGATGTTCAGTGATAAAGCAAATAAGATATTCTTAGAAGCAATTGTAAAATACCACGTCAAAGATGATGTAAATCAATCTTTTGAAAATGAGTATGATGAAAACGAAGATTTGTTAGAGCATTTATTGTACAGAAAATGCTGGATAGACACGGTGCAATGGCATTACGAAGACATTATACGCGACCCCAACATAGACCCAGTATCTGCACTTGCTTTAAAAAGAAAAATTGACGCCTCTAACCAAGACAGAACAGATATGGTAGAGTATATAGATAGTTACTTTTTGAAAAAGTATGAAGATGTAACTCCAAATAAAGATGCTACTATTAACACAGAAAGTCCAGCTTGGGGTGTAGATAGACTTTCAATTTTAGCATTGAAAATCTATCACATGAATGAAGAGGCAACTAGAGAAACGGCGACTTTAGAACATCGCAACGCCTGTAAGAAAAAGCTTGATGTACTACTAGAACAGCGCGTAGATTTAAGCACTGCCATAGACCAGTTACTTCACGATATTGCCAATGGTTCGAAATACATGAAAGTATACAAGC
This Rasiella rasia DNA region includes the following protein-coding sequences:
- a CDS encoding O-antigen ligase family protein: MRILLSSIYPYVFLLLYLTIPFDEYMRALPNILLIVLAVSFPFVVTKADLHKLKRLPTILFIAFILFVFFLALGMGRLEADSSVLQKIALAMGLAILYVPIQGFKKIKKAIIFSSVAAIIFSTVSIVVGVYQGAEFEFLNSGNLIEAMLVDRIYLGLLCILSIIASYSSLKKTYHPSNRYYVGAIILNVFFILLIVSRIAIIALIVLFILGIFYRRSKSTQIIFVAATLFLGLALTFILNNDFRKKILYTPADTESQGLVANTLEMEPRTIIWNCALKISETNNFLWQGMGFTKTNKELLSCYQDTVDDKEKRAWLMATKYNTHNQFLDIYLASGAIGILLFVGFILFVFLRNKRQFFPTALLCSLVLFLLVENLFHRQIGAYYVGFVLIMLLIKPITPQKEERLIT
- a CDS encoding UDP-glucose dehydrogenase family protein is translated as MKITVIGTGYVGLVTGTCLAETGNEVVCVDIDADKVAKMKNKIVPIYEPHLDVLFERNINANRLSFTTSLDEGLAHGEIVFLALPTPEDEDGSADLSYVLNVSEEIGKKIQEYKVIVDKSTVPVGTAEKVQAVIAKNAQCDFDVVSNPEFLREGFAVDDFLKPERIVVGSSSDRATALMQKLYAPFVRSGNPIIIMDEKSAELTKYAANSFLAAKITFMNEVANYCEKVGADVDKVRVGMGTDSRIGKRFLFPGIGYGGSCFPKDVKALQKAGRDQGFEFQILDAVISVNKRQKTILLPKIEDYFEHQLSGKKIAIWGLAFKPETDDIREAPAIDVMNALLDKGATLSVFDPEAMPNIKKQFGDKLQYASGMYEALEGADALVICTEWSIFRTPNYQKLKQLLSKPVIFDGRNLYNVEDIHAEGFTYYSIGRKTAH
- a CDS encoding UDP-glucuronic acid decarboxylase family protein, which translates into the protein MKKTVLITGAAGFLGSHLCDKFMAEGYRVVGMDNLITGDLKNIEHLFEKEDFEFSHHDVTKFVHVPGQVDYILHFASPASPIDYLKIPIQTLKVGSLGTHNLLGLAKEKNARILIASTSEVYGDPLVHPQSEEYYGNVNTIGPRGVYDEAKRFQESITMAYHRFHGLETRIARIFNTYGPRMRLNDGRVIPAFIGQALRGEDLTVFGDGQQTRSFCYVDDQVDGLYKLLLSDYSLPVNIGNPDEITILEFAEEIIKLTETNQKVIFKELPKDDPLQRQPNIEKAKEILGWQPKVSRSEGMKTTFQYFKSLSKEELFKSEHKDFSKHNRS
- a CDS encoding exopolysaccharide biosynthesis polyprenyl glycosylphosphotransferase, translating into MIFQRGRYSGFLRPISYILDLTIIFLLAYYFFEDKLLYFQFGVFVLVGWIILSLKSNFYDIYRFTHVSKIMSLIGKQGIVFFLIVFSFFGFYNELDINAWQIVLYVLWVLLIISVIKFTIFFILKRYRSRFGGNSRKVVIIGLNKKTDQLRKFFDKNPEYGYRLKNTFDIKNGDENLDDCFKYITENDVDEIYSSIGQLSNKQLTMLIDFADNNLKVLKFLPDNKEIYSKKLDFDYYGVLPILSMRKIPIDEPFNQFIKRSFDIVLSVLVIVGVLSWLTPILALLITLESKGPVFFKQKRNGLDYKEFNCYKYRSMRPNPMADLHQISKNDPRVTKVGRIIRKTSIDELPQFINVLKGEMSVVGPRPHMVSHTHMYAERIDKFMVRHFIKPGITGLAQVSGYRGEVEDDNHIINRVKYDIFYLENWSLFLDVKIVFQTVYNALRGEEKAY
- a CDS encoding glycosyltransferase family 4 protein codes for the protein MKPTPILLVSNYYPPERGAAPNRIQVLANALHRKGYKVAVVCPMPNYPTGKVFAEFKGKLYAKTIENGITIHRLWLWPSKSSNKFLRLCSMLSFSFSLKWFFILKRIPKLVFVQYSPVFVGFTAVLWSRLLRKKTVLNVSDLWPLAGLEMGLLRKGFYYSILEAMERFCYRSSQLILGQSEEILSHIASKKLKTPVLLYQNFPAFTPPTLAAQQTKLPIKIVYAGLLGVAQGISEIVSTINFPAHVEFHIYGDGPEANLLAHPKNLQVIYHGTVARDILHAELATYDIAFIPLAKRIYGSVPSKIFEYARLGLPLLYMGGGEGGTIVSETGLGWVLPVQDYLGLQQFIDDITQDEIQKFPKKLVQERAVANFNFEAQFNSFLRAIDSI
- a CDS encoding phenylacetate--CoA ligase family protein, whose protein sequence is MTKATLSILNLFDVTMRIKGFPVEEAQARLQEIKQIPEGSYTQYVEDSRNTIFSYHLKHTPFYRRFIADTATAVWEDIPILKKKDLQISLPQRLSDNFNAKKIHTGKTSGSSGTPLHYAKDYFCHALTWAGIIDRFGWYGLDFNTSYQARFYGIPLEFTAYQKERVKDRLSNRYRFPIFDLSEEKMEEFLSVFRRKKFDYINGHTSSIVLFAKFLKRKNIKLITICPTLTHCIVTSEMLFPDDKILLEDQLGVPVINEYGASELDLLAFTNTSGEFQVNSENIYLEIVDDAGKPVPYGMPGRILVTMLYNKAHPFIRYEVGDLGVLDETSTLKKPILKELLGRANDNAILVNGTTVPGHTFYYVAKSSMGEDSIVHEFVMIQNAKDTFTLKYVAERNLNKTEEEALQDALLTYLGVKVILKCERVELLDRSNRGKLKQFISEL
- the purD gene encoding phosphoribosylamine--glycine ligase; the protein is MNILILGAGGREHTFAHQIVKSNQCTKLFVAPGNAGTAKIATNITLSVTDFQAIKQCVISNEITMVVVGPEDPLVQGIANFFSEDDALKEVMLIGPSKRGALLEGSKERAKEFMLQHNIPTAAYASFTAKSLEAGKQFLDTLEAPYVLKADGLAAGKGVLILQDLNEAKAELEAMLSGKFGDASTTVVIEEFLDGIELSVFVLTDGKNYKVLPTAKDYKRIGEGDVGLNTGGMGAISPVPFADETLMQKIEERIVKPTVQGLQEENIDYKGFIFIGLIKVNDEPYVIEYNVRMGDPETEVVLPRIQTDLVSLLQATYQQKLDEVELSIDVRAATTVMVVSGGYPEAYEKGKQIQGADAIEDSLVFHAGTAEKEGALVTNGGRVIAITSLDDDFRKALKKSYQNIEKLHFDRMYYRTDIGFDL
- a CDS encoding DUF6341 family protein translates to MTFKEVFEGIQSFTESVLFAPYDALRLGTESWAMSNVVNWLLSIVGFVAFIYWMGQLKKFNENNEEDRSQTSHGYLGDAPEN
- a CDS encoding DUF6427 family protein, which codes for MLTNFFGKSKPINFFLCAFLLLIALLGGIYVSNSGAIISKEVLVKTGLFLLLVFSMLLLDFIIRKNSLTQTNTFAVFLFVCFIAMVPNIFSEANIVISSVFVLLAVRRIVSLGSELNIEKKILDAAFYITIASLFHFWCILFLLPLYWAVIKISTQSFRLFFIPIVGVVTVLILACTYHLVYSDTIAWFYDWISFSSFNFAAYNELALLIPSAVMGTLFLWVFVVRLLKASSMPRKLQTNYKLITVILMLSIVVSAFSPVKSGAELLFIMAPLAVATTNYMERVNDFWFQEMVLWVVALLPFGMFFL
- a CDS encoding DUF4254 domain-containing protein — its product is MFSDKANKIFLEAIVKYHVKDDVNQSFENEYDENEDLLEHLLYRKCWIDTVQWHYEDIIRDPNIDPVSALALKRKIDASNQDRTDMVEYIDSYFLKKYEDVTPNKDATINTESPAWGVDRLSILALKIYHMNEEATRETATLEHRNACKKKLDVLLEQRVDLSTAIDQLLHDIANGSKYMKVYKQMKMYNDDELNPVLRKEK